A region of Thiofilum sp. DNA encodes the following proteins:
- a CDS encoding AEC family transporter, translating into MSTVFLAIMPIFILLLLGYIALKTDFIQASTWIQIEKATYFALFPCLLIHQLANAQINWSSAGYLIGFAVLIPALGSVLAFIAQRFLQHEGASFTSDYQGSIRFNTYIGLALILALLPKAATPLAAIVIAIMIPWINVLCILVFARYAKGVPNTKAILKQMAHNPLILGSILGLVLNLMALPLPSIVNEVLKRLGDMTLPLGLLTVGAGLKWRSLHDYMSSLVSSSLIKLILLPLLILGLGLMLNLDTLTLSVVVILAALPTASSAYILARQLGGNADLMAAIITLQTLAALLTLPLVLWLLAGVTH; encoded by the coding sequence CTTTTAGGCTATATAGCACTTAAAACCGATTTTATCCAAGCGAGTACATGGATTCAGATCGAAAAAGCGACCTACTTTGCCTTATTTCCGTGTTTACTGATTCATCAACTCGCTAATGCTCAAATCAATTGGTCGAGTGCAGGCTATCTGATTGGGTTTGCAGTGTTGATTCCCGCATTAGGTTCAGTACTTGCCTTTATTGCCCAGCGTTTTTTGCAGCATGAAGGAGCAAGTTTTACCTCGGATTATCAGGGGTCGATTCGGTTTAATACTTATATTGGTCTAGCCCTGATTCTCGCCTTATTGCCTAAAGCAGCGACCCCCTTAGCTGCGATTGTAATTGCGATTATGATTCCGTGGATTAATGTGCTGTGTATTCTAGTGTTTGCCCGCTATGCCAAAGGTGTGCCGAATACTAAAGCTATTTTGAAACAAATGGCACATAATCCCTTGATTTTAGGCAGCATCCTAGGCTTAGTATTGAATCTCATGGCTCTACCCTTACCGAGTATTGTCAATGAGGTATTAAAGCGTTTGGGTGATATGACCTTACCTTTGGGGCTATTAACGGTAGGGGCGGGCTTAAAATGGCGCTCATTACATGACTATATGAGCAGTTTAGTGAGCAGCAGTTTGATTAAGTTAATCTTATTACCGCTGCTGATTTTAGGCTTAGGGCTAATGTTAAATTTGGATACTCTAACCTTATCGGTGGTGGTTATTTTGGCGGCGTTGCCTACGGCTTCTAGTGCCTATATTTTAGCGCGACAGCTAGGAGGTAATGCCGATTTAATGGCGGCCATTATTACCTTGCAGACCCTAGCGGCGCTATTAACTTTGCCTCTAGTGTTGTGGTTGTTGGCTGGTGTGACTCATTGA